Genomic segment of Rhodocaloribacter litoris:
ACGGCATCGTACACGTGGACGACATCGACTTCGCCGTCGAAGTGGACGACCCGCTGCCCGAGCACGCACCGGCGCCGCTGACCGAGATCGAGCGGGCCATCGGGCGGCACTGCGCGGCGCTCGTCGAAGACGGCGCGACGCTCCAGATGGGTATCGGCGCCATCCCGGATGCCGTCCTGGCCGCCCTCGGCAACCACCGGGACCTGGGGGTCCACACCGAGATGTTCTCGGACGGCGTCATCGATCTCGTCGAAAAGGGGGTGATCACCAACGCCCGCAAGACCCGGCACCCGGGCAAGATCGTCAGCAGCTTCCTGATCGGCACGCGGCGCCTCTACGACTTCGTGGACGACAACCCGCAGGTGGCCATGCTCGACGTGGCCTACGTCAACGACACGGCCGTCATCCGCCGCAATCCGAAGGTGACGGCCATCAACAGCGCCATCGAGGTGGACCTGACGGGCCAGGTCTGCGCCGACTCCATCGGCACGCGCCTCTACTCGGGAGTCGGCGGGCAGATGGACTTCATCCGGGGCGCCTCCCTCTCCGAAGGCGGCAAGCCCATCATTGCCCTGCCCTCCACGACGAAAAACGGCATCTCACGCATCGTGCCGTACCTGAAGCAGGGGGCCGGCGTCGTCACGACACGGGCGCACGTGCACTACGTGGTGACGGAATACGGGGTGGCCAACCTGTACGGCAAGAACCTGCGGCAGCGGGCCCGTGCGCTCATCGAGATCGCCCATCCGGACCACCGCGAGGCGCTCGAAAGGGAGGCCTTCCACCGCCTCAAGAACCTGCACTGGTGCGGGGAGCCCCCGCCGGCCCGGGACGCCTGAGCCCTGCTCTACGAAACGCCCGTGCATGGGATCGGTGGTCGGAGGCCTGGACCAGCCGTAGCGTGCACGTTGTATTCGCAGAAACGGTATGACACGATGCTTGCCCTGCGCCGGCGCCCCCTCACCGGGCCGGCAACAGCCCGCCGGCGCGGAACAGGCGGGCGGGGGTCAACAGGTAGGCCGTCTCGCCCCGGAAGGCCACGTCGACGAGGGGCGCCCCGAGGTGCACGTCGATCACCCGTTCGAGCCGGCCGCTCGCGTCGTAGACGAGCAGGCGTTCGGGCAAGACGATCACGACCCGCTCCCCGGCGGTTGTGACGGCCCGCACGTCGCGGGCGCGGCCTTCGGCGAGCATCCGCACGAAGCCGCCGAACGGATCGTAGACGACCACCGCGGCCCGCGCGCGGTCGGCCACATACAGGCTGCGGGCGTCTGCGGCCAGGGCCACCGGTTCGAGGAGCAACCCCGGCTCCTGATCTCCGATGAGGCGGACGAAGCGGCGGTTGCGGTCCCATTGCACGACGACCTTGCGCCGTGCATCGACCGCAAAGAGTTCCTGCGCCTCCGAGGTGACGACGGCGACGGGCCGCCCGGCGGCCCGGTCGGTCACCTCGCTGTCGCGGGCCAGGAACGAGGACGAGGCGGTGCGGCCGGCGGTGCCCTCGTCGCCCACGGGAATGGATTCGAGCAGGAGAAAGTCGCGTGAGAAGCGCTGGAGGCGTCCGTTGCCGGCGTCGGCGACGACCAGGATGAGCCCGTTCGTCGGGTCGATGTCGGCGGGTTCGTCGAAGCGTCCTTCGCCGGTGCCGGGGCCGCCGAGTGCCGCCAGCAGGCGCCCGCCGGCGTCGAGCCGCAGCACCGCGCCCTGCCCGGCGTCGGCGACGTAGAGCAGCCCGGTGGGGTCGATCGCCAGGGCCCGCGCGTCCTCGAAGCGGGCCAGCTCGACGGCCGCCGTGACGGTCGTGTCGGCCGGCTGGGCCCATCCGGAGGCGGGCCCCGCCAGCAGGACGAGCGCAAGGATGCGATACATGGCGGCGAGGGTCAGTCAAGCTGAAGGGGAACGGGCTCGACGGCGGCTCCGGCGGGCACCCCGGCACCGAGGCGACCGGGGCGGGACTGCCGGTGGAACCGCCACGAGAGCAGCGCCGCGGCGGCGGCCAGGCCGAGCACCAGCCCCCACCAGAGCCCGGCCGCACCGAAACCGGCCGGAAAACCGAGGACGTAGCTGCTCGTCACGCCGATCAGCCAGTAGGCGAGCATGCCGATGAGCAGGGGCACCCGGGTGTCCTTCAGCCCGCGCAGGGCCCCGATGGCCGACACCTGCACCCCGTCGAAGACCTGAAAGACCGCGGCGATACCCAGCAGGGAGACGGCCAGGCGTATCACCTCGGCGTTGGCCGGGTCGTCGAGATCCAGGTAGAGCGAGACGACGGCCCGGGGGGCCGTCCAGAAGACGAGCGCCGCGCCCAGCATGAAAAGCGCGGCCAGGCCGACGGCCACGACGCCGGCCCGGCGCACCCCGCCGGCATCGCCGCGCCCGGCCGCCTGTCCCACCCGGACCGACGCCGCCATGCCGATCCCCAGCGGCACCATGAACGTGAAGGCGGCACACTGGATCGCCACCTGGTGGGCCGCCAGCGCAGCCGGCGAGATCCAGCCCATCATCATCACCGCCATCATGAACAGGCTCATCTCGACGCCCATCGACGCCCCGATGGGCCAGCCGATGCGAAAGAGCTCCCGAAAGTACTGCCCGTCCGGCCGGCCGATCCGTTCAAAGAGGCGAAACACCCGGAAGTCGTGCCGCCTCACGGTATAGCCCAGCAGGAGCAGGAACATCATCCAGTAGACGAAGGTGCTGGCCCATCCCGTCCCGACGAGCCCGAGGGCCGGGAAGCCGAGCTTGCCGAACATGAGCACGTAGTTGGCCGCCACGTTCAGCCCCACCCCGGCGAAGGCGATGACCGTCACCGGGCGGGGCCGGGAGACGCCCTCGATGAAGCTCCGGAGCACCACAAACCAGAGAAACGGCAGAAACCCCCAGGCGATAGCCCGCAGGTAGCGCTGCGCCCGTTCGGCCGTGGCGGCGTCCTGCCCGGCCAGGAGCAGCACCGGGCCGATGTGCCACAACAGCACGGTTGCCGGTACGGCCAGGACGAGTCCCAGCCACAGCCCCTGGCGTACGCTCCGGCCGATGGGCTCGTACGTCCCGGCGCCGTAGGCCTGGGACACCATGGGCCCGACGGCCATCGTCACGCCCATGCAGACGATCAGAAACATGAAGAAGACGGCATTGCCCAGCGCCACGCCGGCCAGCGCCGCCGGCCCCAGGCGCCCCACCATCACGGTGTCGATGAAGCCCATCGAGATCTGCGCCAGCTGCGTCAGGACCACCGGCAACGCCAGCGTCACGGTCTGTCGCACCTCGTCCCGGTAGTGCCGAGCCTGCAACGTCATCCTGTAATCTCCTCCGAAAGGGAAAGACAGGGCCTGCGAGCAAAGAGAAAACGTATACGGAAGGCGGCTCGTTGCGTTCTGTCCCGGCCCGGTTTTCGCCGGATGTTGACAGGCCGTTCGGGCACCCCATTCCGGCCGGTTCGTTCTCCGGGAAAACCCGCGTCGATGCCCGGCGTTTTGTAAGTTTGTGCGTATGGCATCTTCCTCCCGCATAGCCCCCCGCCCCTCCGTCGCCGGTGCACCGGTGGACCTGCTCGACCTCTCCGTCATCATCGTCAACTACAACGTACGGGAGTTCCTCGAACAGGCTCTCCGCTCGGTCATGCGGGCCGGCGCCGGCCTGCGGATGGAGGTCTTCGTGGTGGACAACAACTCGGTGGACGGCTCCGTGGAGATGGTCCGCCGGGCCTTCCCGGAGGTGCACCTGATCGCCAACGACGAGAACGTCGGCTTCGGGCGGGCGAACAACCAGGCCATCCGGATGGCCCGGGGGCGTTATCTGCTCATTCTGAATCCGGACACCATTGTGCAGGAGGACACGCTGGTGACGCTCCTGCGTTTCATGGAAGCCCATCCGGAGGCCGGCGCCGTCGGTTGCCGCATCCTCAACCCCGACGGCACGTTCGCGCCGGAGAGCCGCCGCGCCTTTCCCACCCCGGCCGTGGCGTTCTACCGGATGACCGGCCTGAGCCGGCTCTTCCCGCGCAGCCGCCGCTTCGGGCGCTACAACATGACGTACCTGCCCGAAGATCAGGTGGCCGAGGTGGACGCCCTCAGCGGCTCGTGCATGCTCGTACGCCACGCCGCCCTGTACTACGCCCGGCAAGCCCGGGAAGCCGCCGGAAGGGACCGGATGCCGGCACCCCGCCCGGAGAACGGCAACCCGAAATGCGAGCACGGGGCCGGCCTTTTCGATGAGGACTTCTTCATGTACGGCGAAGACCTCGACTGGTGCTTCCGGATCCAGCAGGCCGGATGGAAGATCTACTACACCCCGGAGACGCAGATCATCCATTACAAGGGAGAGTGCACGAAGCGGGGCGAACTGCGCTACGTGCGGCACTTCTACGGCGCGATGATCCTGTTCACCCGAAAACATTTTCAGGACCGGTATTCGCGCCTGTTTGCGGCCGTGCTGCAGGCCGGCATCATGCTGCGCGCCGCGTTGACGGTGCTGGCCGATGGCGTGCGACGCCTGGCCGCCCCGCTGCTCGACTTTGCCCTGGTGTTCGCCCTGGTGACGCTGCTCGGCTACCTTCGCGCGGCCCAGCTCGGCACCGGCCTGGCCCCCCTGTTCTTCGCGTCGGTGGCGCCCGGCTATGCCCTTGGCACCGTGGCAGGCATAGCCCTGGCCGGCGGCTACCGCTGGCACCGGCGGCGGCGCCTGCGCCCGGTGCTGGCCGGTGCCACGCTGGGGCTGCTCCTGGTGTCGGCCGCCTCCTTCTTCGTCAAAGAGATCGCCTTCTCGCGCATGGTCGTCCTGGCCGGTTACCCGCTGGTGGTGGCCGTGCTGTCGGCCCGGCGGCTGCTGCGGCGGGACCGTCCGGGCCTGCGCCGTGCGGTGCTCGTGGGGCGGGCCACCGAGGCGAACCGGCTTCAGCGCATGCTGGCCGGCCATCCGAGCCCGCCGTTCGAGCTGGCCGGCTACGTGCCGCCCGACGACGCGGGGGACGACGCGCCGGCGGGCGCCCCGCCCCGCCTCGGCACCCTGCGCCAGCTGCGCGACCTGATCCGCCTCCGCCGCCTGGACGACGTCGTCTTCGCCGAGGAGGGGCTCTCCCACCGCACCATCTTCACCCTGATGCAACAGCTGCGCGACCTGCCCGTGCAGTTCCGCATGCTCGCACCGGGCCGGGAGCACCTCATCGGCAAAGCCTCCATCGACGACCTCTCGACGCCGATCGTCGAGGCGGACCAGGTGCTGCGCATGCCCCGTACGCGGGCGGCCCGCCGGGCATTCGAGATTCCCGTCGCGCTGCTCGGGCTGCTCGTGCATCCGTTCCTCCGGCTGGCAGCCCGGCTCGCCGGGCCGGACTCGGCCCCCGCCCGCCTGGCCGGGCGCACCCGGCTACTGCCCGCCGTCCTCACCGGGCGCCGGGCACTCATCGGCTACCGCCCCGAAAACGGCTATCGCCCGCCCCGGGCCTGGGGCCTTTCCCCCGCCGTCTTCGACATCACCGAAACGCTCCGCACCCCCCGGCCGAGTCGCCGGGAACGGAACCACGCCTTCTGGTTTTACGTGAGCCATCAGTCCGCCTCCCTCGACTGGGACATCCTGCTGCGCACCCTCCGCCACCTGTGCCGCCCCCACCGCCACCCCTGAACGGTCACCGTCTTACCCACCGACCCTGCACGTTCCCATGCCCAAGCCATCCTCCCAGTACCTGCTCGAGTTCGAGAAGCCGCTCTACGAGCTGGAAGAGAAGCTCAACGAGATGCGCGCCTTCAACGCCGCCGAGGCCGACGTGGACCTCTCCGCCGAGATCGCGGAGCTGGAGGCCCGGGTAGCCGAACTCCGCACGTCGATCTACCGCAACCTGACGCGCTGGCAGCGGGTGCAGATCGCCCGGCACCCGTTGCGGCCCTACACGCTCGACTACATCGAAGCCCTCACCGACGGCTTCGTCGAACTGCACGGGGACCGGCTCTTCGGCGACGACCCGGCCATCGTCGGCGGCTTCGGCACCTTCCTCGGCAAGCGCTTCGGCTACCGGGACCGCACCGTCCTCGTCGTCGGCCACCAGAAAGGGCGCGATACGAAGAGCCGCAAGTACCGCCGCTTCGGCATGCCCAACCCCGAAGGGTACCGCAAGGCGCTCCGGCTGATGCGCCTGGCGGCCAAGTTCGGCAAGCCCATCGTGTGCCTGCTGGACACGCCCGGGGCTTTCCCCGGCATCGAAGCCGAAGAGCGCGGGCAGGCCGAAGCCATCGCCCGCAACCTCTTCGAGATGGCCCGCCTGCCCGTCCCCATCGTCGTCGTCGTCATCGGCGAGGGCGCCTCGGGCGGAGCCCTCGGCATCGGCGTCGGGGACCGCATCCTGATGCTCGAGAACGCCTGGTACTCGGTCATCTCGCCCGAGAGCTGCTCCTCGATCCTGTGGCGCTCGTGGGACTACAAAGAGGAAGCCGCCCGCGCCCTCAAACTCACCGCCTCGGACCTCATGGCCGTCGGCCTCATCGACCAGATCGTGCCCGAACCCGTCGGAGGCGCCCATCACGATCCCGAGACCACCTTCCGAAACACCGGCGAAGCCATCGCCCGCGCCCTCGGCGAACTGGAGCCGATCCCTCCGGCCGACCTGCTCGACGCCCGCCTGGCCAAGTTCGACGCCATGGGCCGCTTCGAAGAAGCCCCGCCCCCCCAGATCCAGGCCGAGCCAACCTGAACCGGCCTTCCGGCACACGAAAAGCGAACGCAGCCCCATCCCGCTTCCTCGTCTCCATGCTCGTCCACCGATACCGTCACCGGGTCCGCTACCGCGAGTGCGACCCGATGGGCCTCGTCTACCACACCCACTACCTCGACTACTTCGAAGCGGCACGGACGGAGGCGCTGCGCGAGATGGGACTCGCCTACCGCGAACTCGAAGCAGCCGGCATCGTCATGCCCGTGGTAGAACTGGCCGTGCAGTACCGGGCCCCGGCCCGCTACGACGACCTGCTGGAGATCACCTCGCGCTTTGCCGGCGGCGTGCCCCGCGTGCGCGTCCGCATCGACTATGAGGTGCGCCGGGCCGGCGAGCCGGACCTGCTCGTGACCGGTCACGTCACA
This window contains:
- a CDS encoding acetyl-CoA carboxylase carboxyltransferase subunit alpha gives rise to the protein MPKPSSQYLLEFEKPLYELEEKLNEMRAFNAAEADVDLSAEIAELEARVAELRTSIYRNLTRWQRVQIARHPLRPYTLDYIEALTDGFVELHGDRLFGDDPAIVGGFGTFLGKRFGYRDRTVLVVGHQKGRDTKSRKYRRFGMPNPEGYRKALRLMRLAAKFGKPIVCLLDTPGAFPGIEAEERGQAEAIARNLFEMARLPVPIVVVVIGEGASGGALGIGVGDRILMLENAWYSVISPESCSSILWRSWDYKEEAARALKLTASDLMAVGLIDQIVPEPVGGAHHDPETTFRNTGEAIARALGELEPIPPADLLDARLAKFDAMGRFEEAPPPQIQAEPT
- a CDS encoding glycosyltransferase family 2 protein; this translates as MASSSRIAPRPSVAGAPVDLLDLSVIIVNYNVREFLEQALRSVMRAGAGLRMEVFVVDNNSVDGSVEMVRRAFPEVHLIANDENVGFGRANNQAIRMARGRYLLILNPDTIVQEDTLVTLLRFMEAHPEAGAVGCRILNPDGTFAPESRRAFPTPAVAFYRMTGLSRLFPRSRRFGRYNMTYLPEDQVAEVDALSGSCMLVRHAALYYARQAREAAGRDRMPAPRPENGNPKCEHGAGLFDEDFFMYGEDLDWCFRIQQAGWKIYYTPETQIIHYKGECTKRGELRYVRHFYGAMILFTRKHFQDRYSRLFAAVLQAGIMLRAALTVLADGVRRLAAPLLDFALVFALVTLLGYLRAAQLGTGLAPLFFASVAPGYALGTVAGIALAGGYRWHRRRRLRPVLAGATLGLLLVSAASFFVKEIAFSRMVVLAGYPLVVAVLSARRLLRRDRPGLRRAVLVGRATEANRLQRMLAGHPSPPFELAGYVPPDDAGDDAPAGAPPRLGTLRQLRDLIRLRRLDDVVFAEEGLSHRTIFTLMQQLRDLPVQFRMLAPGREHLIGKASIDDLSTPIVEADQVLRMPRTRAARRAFEIPVALLGLLVHPFLRLAARLAGPDSAPARLAGRTRLLPAVLTGRRALIGYRPENGYRPPRAWGLSPAVFDITETLRTPRPSRRERNHAFWFYVSHQSASLDWDILLRTLRHLCRPHRHP
- a CDS encoding NHL repeat-containing protein, which translates into the protein MYRILALVLLAGPASGWAQPADTTVTAAVELARFEDARALAIDPTGLLYVADAGQGAVLRLDAGGRLLAALGGPGTGEGRFDEPADIDPTNGLILVVADAGNGRLQRFSRDFLLLESIPVGDEGTAGRTASSSFLARDSEVTDRAAGRPVAVVTSEAQELFAVDARRKVVVQWDRNRRFVRLIGDQEPGLLLEPVALAADARSLYVADRARAAVVVYDPFGGFVRMLAEGRARDVRAVTTAGERVVIVLPERLLVYDASGRLERVIDVHLGAPLVDVAFRGETAYLLTPARLFRAGGLLPAR
- a CDS encoding MATE family efflux transporter, whose amino-acid sequence is MTLQARHYRDEVRQTVTLALPVVLTQLAQISMGFIDTVMVGRLGPAALAGVALGNAVFFMFLIVCMGVTMAVGPMVSQAYGAGTYEPIGRSVRQGLWLGLVLAVPATVLLWHIGPVLLLAGQDAATAERAQRYLRAIAWGFLPFLWFVVLRSFIEGVSRPRPVTVIAFAGVGLNVAANYVLMFGKLGFPALGLVGTGWASTFVYWMMFLLLLGYTVRRHDFRVFRLFERIGRPDGQYFRELFRIGWPIGASMGVEMSLFMMAVMMMGWISPAALAAHQVAIQCAAFTFMVPLGIGMAASVRVGQAAGRGDAGGVRRAGVVAVGLAALFMLGAALVFWTAPRAVVSLYLDLDDPANAEVIRLAVSLLGIAAVFQVFDGVQVSAIGALRGLKDTRVPLLIGMLAYWLIGVTSSYVLGFPAGFGAAGLWWGLVLGLAAAAALLSWRFHRQSRPGRLGAGVPAGAAVEPVPLQLD
- a CDS encoding acetyl-CoA hydrolase/transferase family protein, which encodes MKILSAEEAVSVVASGHRVFVHTAAAAPQRLVAALAERARSLRDVEVIHLHTEGPAPYAAPAYAGRVFTNALFIGANVRAAVAEGCADYVPVFLSEVPALFRRGILPLDVALVQVSPPDRHGFCSLGVSVDASRAAVETARFVVAQVNPNMPRTHGDGIVHVDDIDFAVEVDDPLPEHAPAPLTEIERAIGRHCAALVEDGATLQMGIGAIPDAVLAALGNHRDLGVHTEMFSDGVIDLVEKGVITNARKTRHPGKIVSSFLIGTRRLYDFVDDNPQVAMLDVAYVNDTAVIRRNPKVTAINSAIEVDLTGQVCADSIGTRLYSGVGGQMDFIRGASLSEGGKPIIALPSTTKNGISRIVPYLKQGAGVVTTRAHVHYVVTEYGVANLYGKNLRQRARALIEIAHPDHREALEREAFHRLKNLHWCGEPPPARDA
- a CDS encoding acyl-CoA thioesterase — translated: MLVHRYRHRVRYRECDPMGLVYHTHYLDYFEAARTEALREMGLAYRELEAAGIVMPVVELAVQYRAPARYDDLLEITSRFAGGVPRVRVRIDYEVRRAGEPDLLVTGHVTLCFFDTARQRPVPAPAAVTEVFARALAATGIAP